A part of Paenarthrobacter sp. A20 genomic DNA contains:
- a CDS encoding group II truncated hemoglobin — translation METVYEASGGSDYFLALAAAWHVRVVADEVVGHAFRHGVHPEHTQRLAAYWSEALGGPPLYSGAYGDETSVVRMHSGNGPHEEMNLRAIECFDQALADVGPEDARLRGILHDYFAWATTNTMARYERSADDVPPGLLIPKWSWGGLVAA, via the coding sequence ATGGAGACGGTGTATGAGGCGTCCGGTGGAAGCGACTATTTCCTGGCGCTGGCCGCTGCATGGCATGTCAGGGTGGTGGCGGACGAGGTGGTGGGGCACGCGTTCCGGCACGGCGTTCACCCCGAGCACACGCAGCGACTGGCCGCCTACTGGAGCGAGGCCCTGGGCGGCCCACCGCTGTACTCGGGCGCCTACGGTGACGAAACATCCGTGGTGAGGATGCACAGTGGAAACGGTCCCCATGAAGAGATGAACCTCCGGGCCATTGAGTGCTTCGATCAGGCGTTGGCGGACGTCGGCCCAGAGGATGCCCGACTCCGCGGAATACTTCACGATTACTTTGCCTGGGCCACTACCAACACCATGGCCCGCTACGAACGCTCAGCAGATGATGTCCCTCCAGGACTGCTGATTCCCAAGTGGTCCTGGGGTGGACTCGTCGCCGCGTGA
- a CDS encoding YihY/virulence factor BrkB family protein, whose translation MTTQDSAQTSTAKSQTAPSPEDSRKPDSPNDLAKPTWVYIAKRTQREFIKDQCPDAAAGLTYYAVLALFPALLALVSLLGIFGDAGKTTSALLDMAQQFAPGPGVDTLRQPIEELTQSNAAGFALVFGIVVALWSASGYVTAFSRAMNRVYEVDEGRGFIKLRGTMLAVTVVAVVGAALAAAMLVLSGPVAEAIGGAIGLSEAFMTVWNIAKWPILIVVVVAIIAVLYYFTPNVKQPKFRWMSMGSLIALVIFALASFGFGFYVANFSNYNKTYGALAGVIIMLLWLWILNMSLLFGAEFDAEMERGRQLQGGIEAEETIQLPPRDTKKSDKMQEKEDEVMRDGEEIRETHGDEPRKGK comes from the coding sequence ATGACTACACAAGACTCAGCCCAGACCAGCACGGCCAAATCGCAGACCGCTCCGTCCCCTGAAGATTCGCGTAAACCTGACAGCCCAAACGACCTCGCGAAGCCCACCTGGGTGTACATCGCCAAGCGGACCCAGCGCGAATTCATCAAGGATCAATGTCCGGACGCGGCGGCTGGCCTCACCTACTACGCTGTCCTTGCCCTCTTCCCGGCACTCCTGGCGTTGGTTTCACTGCTGGGAATCTTCGGGGACGCGGGGAAGACTACGTCGGCCCTCCTGGACATGGCTCAGCAGTTCGCGCCGGGCCCGGGCGTTGACACGCTGCGGCAGCCCATCGAGGAACTCACCCAATCCAATGCGGCCGGCTTTGCGCTGGTCTTCGGCATCGTCGTGGCGCTGTGGTCAGCCTCCGGCTATGTCACCGCATTCAGCCGCGCCATGAACCGTGTCTACGAAGTGGACGAGGGCCGCGGCTTCATCAAACTCCGTGGAACGATGCTCGCCGTAACAGTTGTCGCCGTCGTCGGTGCCGCGCTCGCAGCGGCCATGCTGGTTTTGAGCGGCCCTGTGGCGGAGGCGATTGGCGGCGCAATCGGCTTGTCGGAGGCGTTCATGACTGTCTGGAACATCGCCAAGTGGCCGATCCTCATTGTCGTCGTGGTGGCCATCATCGCTGTGCTCTACTACTTCACGCCCAACGTCAAACAGCCCAAGTTCCGCTGGATGAGCATGGGTTCGCTCATTGCGCTGGTAATTTTCGCCCTGGCATCGTTTGGTTTCGGCTTCTATGTGGCGAACTTCAGCAATTACAACAAGACATACGGTGCCCTCGCGGGCGTCATCATCATGCTGCTGTGGCTCTGGATCTTGAATATGTCCTTGCTGTTCGGCGCGGAATTCGACGCCGAGATGGAGCGGGGACGCCAACTGCAGGGCGGCATTGAGGCCGAAGAGACCATCCAATTGCCCCCGCGAGACACCAAGAAGAGCGACAAAATGCAGGAAAAAGAAGACGAAGTCATGCGGGACGGCGAGGAAATCCGCGAGACCCACGGCGACGAACCGCGCAAGGGCAAGTAG
- a CDS encoding ABC transporter permease: MSRLLSFCWRANWPSAVSAQPRPALESRRTIAAVGLLVAFILAFTWLSTLAGLLLSPEAASGLTSITIFLPYVSSAFVRPETMPSWLRGFAEHQPFTPVTEALRAFLLGGDAGASGWLAAAWCLGLGFAGWVGSAIVFRGRRL; this comes from the coding sequence TTGAGTCGCCTTTTGAGTTTCTGTTGGCGAGCAAACTGGCCTAGTGCCGTCAGCGCTCAGCCGCGGCCGGCGCTGGAATCCCGGCGGACCATCGCGGCTGTGGGGCTGCTTGTGGCCTTCATCCTTGCCTTCACCTGGTTGTCCACTTTGGCGGGGCTGCTCCTTAGTCCGGAAGCTGCCAGTGGCCTCACCAGCATCACGATTTTCCTTCCTTACGTCAGCAGCGCCTTCGTGCGGCCGGAAACCATGCCGTCCTGGTTGCGGGGCTTCGCTGAGCACCAGCCATTCACGCCGGTCACCGAGGCGTTGCGGGCTTTCCTGCTGGGCGGGGATGCAGGAGCTTCCGGGTGGCTCGCTGCAGCGTGGTGCCTTGGCCTCGGTTTCGCTGGATGGGTGGGTTCCGCGATAGTGTTCCGGGGTCGCAGGCTATAA
- a CDS encoding ROK family transcriptional regulator produces MNESTAPGRVGDVRRRNLSLVLDSIARTGDAKPSRAQLAAGTGLTKAAVSSLVADLVESGLVSEVGLYRDGERGRPGQGLELSSRRGVIGMEINVDYLAVGLVDLGGNLRFHSSVESRNRGLAPEKVMQRLGGLAAEAKAAAAAEKIAIMGGGLAVPGLVDGQRNLVLSAPNLHWENVQLHPRSLLEGAPLGVRLSNEANSAALGELWYGGGRPDFLYVSGEVGVGGGVIIGSELYTGPGGSAGELGHIVVHPEGPACSCGGAGCLETFAGQEAIFEAAGIPEGSLGERTELLLAALAVQDPGATKAVHDAGRYLGVALASSARLMDIEAVVLGGHFALLAEWLRPALLASLERYAPGLLEPGNLTVSGLEHSGTLLGAAGQVIRSVIESPFEFLLASKLA; encoded by the coding sequence GTGAACGAGTCAACAGCGCCCGGCCGCGTCGGCGATGTCCGCCGTCGAAATCTTTCGCTGGTCCTGGACTCCATCGCCCGGACCGGCGATGCCAAGCCCAGCCGCGCGCAGCTTGCCGCCGGTACGGGACTGACCAAGGCGGCAGTGTCCAGCCTGGTGGCCGACCTCGTAGAGTCGGGGCTGGTTTCGGAAGTGGGCCTTTACCGCGACGGGGAGCGGGGGCGGCCTGGCCAAGGGCTCGAACTCAGCTCACGCCGGGGCGTCATTGGCATGGAGATCAATGTCGACTACCTGGCCGTAGGGCTGGTGGACCTTGGCGGCAACCTTCGGTTCCATTCATCGGTGGAGTCTCGAAACCGGGGATTGGCGCCCGAAAAGGTCATGCAACGCCTTGGAGGCTTGGCCGCCGAAGCGAAGGCCGCTGCGGCGGCCGAAAAAATCGCCATCATGGGTGGCGGACTGGCGGTGCCGGGGCTGGTGGACGGGCAGCGCAATCTGGTGCTCTCCGCCCCGAACCTCCATTGGGAGAATGTGCAACTGCATCCACGGTCACTGCTGGAAGGCGCTCCGCTCGGCGTCCGGCTGTCCAACGAGGCCAACAGTGCAGCCTTGGGCGAACTTTGGTACGGAGGCGGGAGGCCTGACTTCCTCTACGTCTCGGGCGAAGTGGGCGTTGGTGGTGGAGTCATCATCGGCTCCGAGCTTTACACCGGACCAGGAGGCTCGGCTGGCGAACTGGGCCACATCGTGGTGCACCCGGAGGGCCCGGCCTGTTCCTGCGGTGGGGCCGGGTGCCTGGAGACTTTTGCCGGCCAGGAAGCCATTTTCGAAGCGGCCGGAATCCCGGAAGGTTCGCTGGGCGAGCGCACGGAACTACTGCTTGCGGCCTTGGCCGTGCAGGATCCGGGGGCTACCAAGGCAGTTCACGACGCCGGACGGTACTTGGGTGTCGCGCTCGCCTCTTCTGCCCGGTTGATGGATATTGAAGCAGTGGTCCTCGGTGGGCATTTCGCCCTGCTGGCGGAGTGGCTCAGGCCGGCGTTGCTGGCAAGCCTGGAGCGTTATGCGCCGGGGTTGTTGGAGCCGGGCAACCTGACAGTGTCCGGCCTCGAGCATTCGGGCACGCTCCTCGGCGCTGCCGGCCAGGTGATTCGTTCCGTCATTGAGTCGCCTTTTGAGTTTCTGTTGGCGAGCAAACTGGCCTAG
- the xylA gene encoding xylose isomerase — MTPQPTPQDRFTFGLWTVGWTGADPFGVATRPALDPVEAVHKLSELGAYGITFHDNDLIPFDATASERDLILKNFKAALAETGLKTPMVTTNLFSHPVFKDGGFTSNDRSIRRFALSKILRNIDLAAELGAETFVMWGGREGSEYDGSKDLSAALDRMKEGVDTAAGYIKEKGYDLRIALEPKPNEPRGDIFLPTVGHGLAFIAQLEHGDIVGLNPETGHEQMAGLNFTHGIAQALWAGKLFHIDLNGQRGIKYDQDLVFGHGDLTSAFFTVDLLENGFPNGGPRYDGPRHFDYKPSRTDGYDGVWESAKSNMSMYLLLKERALAFRADPEVQEALATSGVFELGESTLNAGETTADLLADASAFETFDADKAAERSFAFVRLNQLAIEHLLGSR; from the coding sequence ATGACCCCGCAGCCCACCCCGCAGGACCGCTTCACCTTTGGCCTTTGGACCGTCGGCTGGACCGGCGCCGACCCCTTCGGTGTTGCCACCCGCCCGGCCCTGGACCCGGTTGAGGCCGTGCACAAGCTCAGCGAGCTCGGCGCCTATGGCATCACGTTCCACGACAATGACCTGATTCCTTTTGACGCCACCGCATCCGAGCGCGACCTCATCCTCAAGAACTTCAAGGCGGCTTTGGCTGAGACCGGCCTGAAGACCCCGATGGTCACCACCAACCTGTTCAGCCACCCGGTGTTCAAGGACGGCGGATTCACGTCAAACGACCGCTCGATCCGTCGCTTCGCCCTGAGCAAGATCCTGCGCAACATCGACCTCGCAGCCGAACTTGGCGCAGAGACCTTCGTAATGTGGGGCGGCCGTGAAGGCAGCGAATACGACGGCTCCAAGGATTTGTCGGCCGCGCTGGACCGCATGAAGGAAGGCGTAGACACCGCAGCCGGTTACATCAAGGAAAAGGGCTACGACCTCCGGATCGCCCTTGAACCCAAGCCGAACGAACCCCGCGGCGACATCTTCCTCCCCACCGTCGGCCACGGCCTGGCGTTCATCGCCCAGCTGGAACACGGCGACATCGTGGGCCTCAACCCGGAGACCGGCCACGAGCAGATGGCCGGGCTGAACTTCACCCACGGCATCGCACAGGCGCTGTGGGCCGGCAAGCTCTTCCACATCGACCTCAACGGCCAGCGTGGAATCAAGTACGACCAAGACCTGGTCTTCGGCCACGGCGACCTCACCAGTGCCTTCTTCACGGTAGACCTGCTGGAGAACGGCTTCCCCAACGGTGGACCCAGGTACGACGGCCCGCGCCACTTCGACTACAAGCCGTCCCGCACCGATGGCTACGACGGCGTCTGGGAATCAGCCAAGTCCAACATGTCCATGTACCTGTTGCTGAAGGAACGCGCCCTCGCTTTCCGGGCGGATCCGGAAGTCCAGGAAGCCCTCGCCACGTCGGGTGTCTTCGAATTGGGCGAGTCCACCTTGAACGCCGGTGAGACCACTGCGGACCTGCTGGCTGACGCCAGCGCGTTCGAAACGTTCGACGCCGACAAGGCCGCCGAGCGTTCATTCGCCTTCGTCCGCCTCAACCAGCTGGCCATCGAGCACCTGCTCGGCTCCCGCTAG
- a CDS encoding xylulokinase, producing the protein MPLVAGIDSSTQSCKVVIRDSVTGALVRQGRAPHPEGTEVHPDHWWTALQEAIQKAGGLDDVDAVSIGGQQHGMVCLDESGNVVRPALLWNDTRSAPNAEELILEAGDGDALAGAAYWATSTGTVPVASLTATKLHWLARNEPENARLTAAVCLPHDWLSWRLAGHGPGSGPASLELLRTDRSDASGTGYFSASSGNYLPEVLESTLGHIPVLPVVVGPLEAAGKTPGGAFIGPGAGDNAAAGLGVSAAVGDVVISIGTSGTVFAVSDVPARDASGLVAGFADATGNFLPLACTLNATRIFDATAALLGVDLGEMGALALSAPEGAEGLTLVPYFDGERTPNLPDATGSLHGITVSNYTPANLARAAVEGVLCSLADGLSALQAQGVAARRIILVGGGAQSEAVQQVAASVFGLPVFVPHPGEYVADGAARQAAGVLTGQLPEWSLEGVDVTPGDVAGPAPFLTRYRQYAAKVAMG; encoded by the coding sequence ATGCCTCTCGTAGCCGGGATCGACAGCTCCACCCAGTCGTGCAAAGTGGTTATCCGGGACTCAGTCACGGGCGCCTTGGTGCGTCAGGGCAGGGCACCCCATCCAGAAGGGACGGAAGTACACCCTGATCACTGGTGGACGGCCCTCCAGGAAGCGATCCAAAAGGCAGGCGGGCTGGACGACGTCGACGCCGTTTCCATTGGTGGCCAACAGCACGGCATGGTGTGCCTGGACGAGTCCGGGAATGTTGTACGCCCAGCCCTGCTCTGGAACGACACCCGCTCCGCGCCGAACGCCGAGGAATTGATTCTTGAAGCCGGTGACGGCGATGCCCTGGCCGGAGCCGCGTACTGGGCAACCAGCACCGGCACCGTACCGGTGGCATCGTTGACTGCCACAAAACTCCACTGGCTGGCCCGGAACGAACCGGAGAATGCTCGACTCACTGCCGCGGTTTGCCTGCCCCACGACTGGCTTTCCTGGCGGCTTGCCGGTCATGGGCCCGGAAGCGGGCCGGCATCGTTGGAGCTCCTCCGCACCGACAGGTCGGACGCATCAGGGACGGGCTACTTCTCGGCGAGCAGTGGCAACTACTTGCCGGAGGTGCTCGAAAGCACCCTCGGGCATATTCCGGTCCTGCCTGTCGTCGTGGGACCTTTGGAAGCTGCCGGCAAGACGCCCGGCGGCGCCTTCATCGGCCCCGGTGCCGGCGACAACGCCGCAGCAGGCCTGGGCGTCAGCGCCGCCGTCGGGGATGTTGTCATTTCCATCGGAACGTCCGGGACCGTGTTTGCGGTGTCGGACGTGCCGGCACGGGATGCCAGTGGTCTGGTAGCCGGCTTCGCAGATGCCACCGGCAACTTCCTTCCCCTTGCCTGCACGCTCAACGCGACACGGATCTTCGATGCCACGGCCGCGTTGCTGGGAGTGGATTTGGGGGAAATGGGTGCCCTGGCGTTATCCGCTCCCGAGGGGGCGGAGGGGCTGACCCTGGTCCCGTATTTCGACGGCGAACGGACACCCAACCTCCCTGATGCCACTGGATCGCTCCACGGCATCACGGTCTCCAACTACACGCCGGCCAACCTGGCGCGGGCCGCGGTGGAGGGCGTGCTGTGTTCGCTCGCGGACGGTCTCTCCGCGCTGCAAGCCCAAGGCGTGGCTGCCCGGCGCATCATCTTGGTGGGCGGGGGCGCACAATCGGAGGCCGTCCAGCAGGTTGCTGCTTCGGTCTTTGGACTACCGGTATTCGTACCCCACCCCGGGGAATATGTTGCTGACGGCGCTGCACGACAGGCTGCCGGCGTGCTGACTGGGCAACTGCCTGAGTGGTCATTGGAAGGCGTGGATGTGACGCCCGGGGACGTCGCCGGGCCCGCGCCGTTCCTGACGAGATACCGTCAGTACGCCGCCAAGGTGGCTATGGGCTGA
- a CDS encoding LacI family DNA-binding transcriptional regulator, whose product MEDVARVAGVSHQTVSRVLNNHPNVSSKTRERVEQAITELGYRRNTAARSLVTRRSQTIGVLGSEMAQYGPSHTLLGVQQAARDAGYFVSVAGLREVTPETIKDAIAHFMDQGVDGIVVTVPHPGTFDVLKDITAQVPLVAVGSIGDEHLTGATVDQKQGAKLAVEHLLSLGHQRIGHLSGPADWIDAAARIDGWQEALAEAGLEPGTLIEGDWSAECGYREGLKIAADRSMTALFVANDQMALGVLRAFNETGVQVPADVSVVGFDDQPESAYFIPPLTTVAQDFEELGQRCIGLLLDRLESGSTVSAATVMPDLVIRSTTAPLAD is encoded by the coding sequence ATGGAGGACGTCGCCCGCGTGGCGGGGGTCTCCCACCAGACTGTTTCCCGGGTCCTGAACAACCACCCCAACGTGAGTTCCAAAACCCGCGAGCGTGTGGAACAAGCCATCACCGAGCTGGGTTATCGGCGAAACACCGCTGCACGCAGCCTGGTGACCCGACGCTCCCAAACCATCGGAGTGCTCGGCAGCGAAATGGCGCAGTACGGGCCGTCCCACACGCTTCTGGGCGTCCAGCAGGCGGCACGGGATGCGGGCTATTTCGTCAGCGTGGCAGGCCTGCGGGAAGTTACCCCGGAGACCATCAAGGACGCTATCGCGCACTTCATGGATCAGGGGGTGGACGGCATTGTCGTCACGGTTCCCCACCCTGGGACATTTGATGTCCTCAAAGACATCACCGCCCAAGTGCCATTGGTTGCTGTCGGGTCCATTGGCGATGAGCACCTCACAGGTGCCACCGTGGACCAGAAGCAGGGAGCCAAGCTCGCCGTCGAACACCTCTTGAGTCTCGGCCACCAGCGGATCGGCCACCTGTCCGGGCCGGCCGATTGGATTGATGCCGCTGCCCGCATTGATGGCTGGCAGGAGGCATTGGCCGAGGCCGGACTTGAACCGGGGACCTTGATCGAGGGCGATTGGAGTGCCGAATGCGGCTACCGCGAAGGCCTTAAAATCGCAGCGGACCGTTCCATGACGGCCCTGTTCGTAGCCAATGACCAGATGGCCCTTGGCGTCCTGCGCGCGTTCAACGAGACAGGCGTGCAGGTGCCGGCAGACGTCAGCGTTGTGGGCTTTGATGACCAGCCGGAGTCGGCCTACTTCATTCCTCCGCTGACTACGGTGGCGCAAGACTTTGAAGAGCTCGGCCAGCGCTGTATCGGTTTGCTCCTGGATCGCTTGGAGAGCGGCAGCACCGTCTCAGCTGCCACGGTCATGCCGGACCTTGTCATCCGCTCCACCACGGCGCCCCTCGCCGACTAA
- the araB gene encoding ribulokinase encodes MNTSENLPLDEQFVIGVDYGTLSGRAVVVRVSDGAEIGSGVFDYPHAVVTEKLPGTGQRLPADWALQVPNDYRDVLRNAVPAAVADAGIDPENVVGIATDFTACTMVPTTADGTPLNELDRFADRPHAFVKLWRHHAAQPQADRINQLAEQRGESWLPRYGGLISSEWEFAKGLQLLEEDPEVYGAMDHWVEAADWIVWQLCGNYIRNACTAGYKGIYQDGKYPSEDFLAALNSGFKGFVSEKLDHTIGRLGDAAGYLTEEAASWTGLPAGIAVAVGNVDAHVTAPAANAVEPGQLVAIMGTSTCHVMNGDVLREVPGMCGVVDGGIVDGLWGYEAGQSGVGDIFGWFTKNGVPPEYHQAAKDQGLGIHEYLTELAGKQTIGEHGLIALDWHSGNRSVLVDHELSGVVVGQTLATKPEDTYRALLEATAFGTRTIVDAFRDSGVPVKEFIVAGGLLKNKFLMQVYADITGLQLSTIGSEQGPALGSAIHAAVAAGKYKDIREAAASMAAAPGAVYTPIPENVAAYEVLFQEYRTLHDYFGRGTNNLMHRLKAIQRAAIQGSAKQATILEGASA; translated from the coding sequence ATGAATACCTCTGAAAACCTCCCGCTCGATGAGCAGTTCGTCATCGGCGTGGACTATGGCACTTTGTCCGGGCGCGCCGTCGTCGTGCGTGTTTCGGACGGTGCCGAAATCGGCAGCGGGGTGTTCGATTATCCCCACGCAGTCGTGACGGAAAAGCTCCCCGGCACCGGCCAACGCCTGCCGGCCGACTGGGCGCTTCAGGTCCCCAACGACTACCGCGATGTCCTGCGCAATGCTGTACCGGCCGCCGTCGCCGACGCCGGCATCGACCCGGAGAACGTGGTGGGCATCGCCACCGACTTCACGGCCTGCACCATGGTTCCGACGACGGCAGACGGCACGCCGCTGAACGAACTGGATCGGTTCGCGGACCGGCCGCACGCCTTCGTGAAACTCTGGCGACACCACGCGGCCCAGCCCCAGGCTGACCGCATCAACCAACTCGCCGAGCAACGCGGCGAGTCCTGGCTTCCCCGCTACGGCGGCCTGATTTCCTCGGAATGGGAATTCGCCAAGGGGCTGCAGCTCCTGGAGGAGGACCCTGAGGTCTACGGCGCCATGGACCACTGGGTCGAGGCAGCCGACTGGATCGTCTGGCAGCTCTGCGGAAACTACATCCGCAATGCGTGCACCGCCGGCTACAAAGGCATCTACCAGGACGGAAAGTACCCGTCCGAGGACTTCCTGGCAGCACTGAACTCCGGGTTCAAGGGCTTCGTGTCAGAGAAGCTGGACCATACCATCGGGCGATTGGGCGACGCCGCGGGCTACCTCACTGAAGAAGCTGCCTCCTGGACGGGACTCCCAGCTGGGATCGCCGTGGCAGTGGGCAATGTGGACGCCCACGTTACCGCTCCGGCGGCCAACGCCGTCGAACCCGGCCAACTGGTCGCGATCATGGGTACGTCCACCTGCCATGTCATGAACGGCGACGTCCTCCGCGAAGTGCCCGGCATGTGCGGCGTTGTCGACGGCGGCATCGTGGACGGCCTTTGGGGTTATGAGGCCGGACAGTCCGGGGTGGGCGATATCTTCGGTTGGTTCACCAAGAACGGCGTTCCGCCGGAGTACCACCAAGCCGCCAAGGACCAAGGCCTGGGCATCCACGAGTACCTCACCGAGCTCGCCGGGAAGCAAACCATTGGTGAGCACGGCCTTATCGCGCTGGACTGGCACTCCGGCAACCGCTCAGTGCTGGTGGACCACGAACTTTCCGGAGTGGTGGTGGGCCAGACCTTGGCCACCAAGCCCGAGGACACGTACCGGGCGTTGCTGGAAGCGACGGCGTTCGGCACGCGCACCATCGTGGACGCCTTCCGCGATTCCGGAGTCCCGGTCAAGGAATTCATCGTGGCCGGAGGATTGCTGAAGAACAAGTTCCTCATGCAGGTCTATGCCGACATCACGGGCCTGCAGCTCTCCACGATCGGATCCGAACAAGGTCCGGCGCTTGGCTCGGCGATCCACGCAGCAGTCGCAGCCGGGAAGTACAAAGACATCCGGGAAGCCGCCGCGTCCATGGCAGCCGCTCCCGGCGCGGTCTACACGCCAATCCCGGAAAACGTCGCCGCCTACGAGGTCCTCTTCCAGGAATACCGCACCTTGCACGACTACTTCGGCCGCGGCACGAACAACCTCATGCACCGCCTCAAGGCGATCCAACGTGCAGCTATCCAGGGATCGGCGAAGCAGGCCACCATCCTCGAAGGAGCCTCCGCATGA
- a CDS encoding L-ribulose-5-phosphate 4-epimerase — protein MSTLLESIARVRTEVCELHAELTRYELVVWTAGNVSGRIPGHDLMVIKPSGVSYDDLTPDLMVVTDLYGTPVRGTNTGSAGTVDWGNPDLSPSSDTAAHAYVYRHMPEVGGVVHTHSTYATAWAARGEEIPCVLTMMGDEFGGSIPVGPFALIGDDSIGQGIVETLKNSNSPAVLMQNHGPFTIGKSPREAVKAAVMCEEVARTVHISRQLGNPLPIDQAKIESLYDRYQNVYGR, from the coding sequence ATGAGCACCCTCCTGGAATCCATCGCGAGGGTCCGCACGGAAGTCTGCGAACTGCACGCCGAACTGACCCGCTACGAACTGGTGGTCTGGACGGCGGGCAACGTCTCGGGCCGCATCCCCGGGCACGATCTCATGGTCATCAAGCCATCGGGCGTCTCGTATGACGACCTGACCCCGGACCTCATGGTGGTCACGGACCTTTACGGCACACCCGTCAGGGGCACCAACACCGGCAGCGCAGGCACCGTGGACTGGGGCAACCCGGACCTCTCACCATCCTCGGACACCGCCGCGCACGCCTACGTCTACCGGCACATGCCCGAGGTGGGCGGCGTAGTCCACACGCACTCCACCTACGCCACTGCCTGGGCTGCCCGCGGCGAAGAGATCCCTTGTGTCCTGACCATGATGGGTGACGAGTTCGGCGGATCCATCCCTGTTGGGCCGTTCGCGCTGATTGGGGACGACTCGATCGGCCAGGGAATTGTGGAGACGCTGAAGAACTCCAATTCCCCCGCCGTCCTCATGCAGAACCACGGCCCGTTCACCATCGGCAAGTCCCCCCGCGAAGCCGTCAAAGCAGCCGTGATGTGCGAGGAAGTGGCCAGGACGGTCCACATCTCGCGCCAACTTGGCAATCCGCTGCCCATTGATCAAGCCAAGATCGAGTCGCTCTACGACCGATATCAAAACGTCTACGGCCGCTGA
- the araA gene encoding L-arabinose isomerase — translation MPSATNTSASSTSLDQYEVWFLTGSQHLYGEDVLKQVAAQSQEIANALNANSDVPVKLVWKPVLTDSDAIRRTALEANSDDSVIGVTAWMHTFSPAKMWIQGLDALRKPLLHLHTQANRDLPWADIDFDFMNLNQAAHGDREFGYIQSRLGVPRKTVVGHVSNPEVARQVGAWQRASAGWAAVRTLKLTRFGDNMRNVAVTEGDKTEAELRFGVSVNTWSVNELAAAVHAASESDVDALVAEYERLYEVAEELRAAGARHESLRYSAKIELGLRSFLEANGSAAFTTSFEDLGELRQLPGMAVQRLMADGYGFGAEGDWKTAILVRAAKVMGGDLPGGASLMEDYTYHLEPGSEKILGAHMLEVCPSLTAKKPRVEIHPLGIGGKEDPVRMVFDTDAGPGIVVALSDMRDRFRLVANVVDVVDLDQPLPNLPVARALWEPKPNFATSAAAWLTAGAAHHTVLSTQVGLDVFEDFAEIAKTELLTIDEGTTIKQFKKELNWNAAYYKLAGGL, via the coding sequence ATGCCCAGCGCCACCAACACATCCGCCAGCAGCACATCCCTTGATCAGTACGAGGTCTGGTTCCTCACCGGCAGCCAGCACCTCTACGGCGAGGATGTCCTCAAGCAGGTCGCAGCGCAGTCGCAGGAGATTGCCAATGCCCTGAACGCCAACAGCGACGTCCCCGTCAAGCTCGTCTGGAAGCCGGTCCTCACCGATTCCGACGCCATCCGCCGCACCGCACTGGAGGCCAACTCGGATGACTCCGTGATCGGCGTGACCGCCTGGATGCACACGTTCAGCCCTGCCAAGATGTGGATCCAGGGCCTCGACGCGCTCCGCAAGCCGTTGCTGCACCTGCACACGCAGGCCAACCGGGACCTGCCTTGGGCTGACATCGACTTCGACTTCATGAACCTGAACCAGGCAGCCCACGGCGACCGCGAATTCGGGTACATCCAGTCGCGCCTCGGCGTGCCGCGGAAGACCGTCGTCGGGCATGTCAGCAATCCTGAGGTCGCCCGCCAGGTGGGCGCCTGGCAGCGCGCATCGGCCGGTTGGGCCGCCGTCCGCACGCTGAAGCTGACCCGTTTCGGCGACAACATGCGCAACGTCGCCGTCACGGAAGGCGACAAGACCGAAGCCGAGCTGCGCTTCGGCGTCTCAGTAAATACCTGGTCCGTCAACGAACTCGCCGCCGCCGTCCACGCGGCCAGCGAGTCCGACGTCGACGCCTTGGTTGCCGAGTACGAGCGCCTTTACGAGGTGGCCGAGGAGCTAAGAGCAGCCGGCGCCCGCCACGAATCACTGCGCTACAGCGCCAAGATCGAGCTGGGCCTCCGCAGCTTCCTGGAAGCCAACGGTTCTGCAGCGTTCACCACTTCCTTCGAGGACTTGGGCGAGCTGCGCCAGCTCCCCGGCATGGCCGTCCAGCGCCTGATGGCCGACGGTTACGGCTTCGGCGCCGAGGGTGACTGGAAGACTGCCATCCTGGTGCGCGCAGCCAAGGTCATGGGCGGAGACCTTCCTGGCGGCGCGTCGCTCATGGAGGACTACACCTATCACCTGGAGCCGGGCTCGGAGAAGATCCTGGGTGCGCACATGCTGGAGGTCTGCCCATCGCTGACCGCCAAGAAGCCGCGCGTTGAGATCCACCCGTTGGGCATCGGCGGAAAGGAAGACCCCGTCCGCATGGTGTTCGACACCGACGCCGGCCCTGGCATCGTCGTCGCTCTGTCCGATATGCGCGATCGGTTCCGCCTGGTCGCCAACGTGGTGGACGTCGTCGACCTCGACCAGCCGCTCCCCAATCTGCCGGTTGCCCGCGCGCTCTGGGAGCCAAAGCCCAACTTCGCTACCTCGGCCGCCGCGTGGCTCACTGCCGGCGCCGCACACCACACGGTATTGTCCACGCAGGTGGGCCTGGACGTGTTCGAGGACTTCGCCGAAATCGCCAAGACCGAACTCCTCACCATCGACGAAGGCACCACCATCAAACAGTTCAAGAAGGAACTCAACTGGAACGCCGCCTACTACAAGCTGGCCGGCGGCCTGTGA